A genomic stretch from Corynebacterium terpenotabidum Y-11 includes:
- a CDS encoding serine/threonine-protein kinase, producing the protein MNASSAPLPGDAGWAGFLAYLEQRHSLVRLSEIGKGGMGRVYRAWDEDLNRWVAVKVLDSAAATPESLHRFRQESQILGSLKHPAIVGVHAAKTSPDGVAYFIMDFVAGGDLGARIAQRRAAGSPFSVAEVIHQLRPVADALDTIHRMRPQVIHRDVKPANILVPDQQSSWNTSILTDFGISLAQDTTRLTSVGFLIGTDRYMAPEQFRAAVDGGPPPGDSIDRYAFALIIFEMLTLRAMRDMMSQEAWRFARRFPGLPPQALAAVDRPATQQITAVLARALDDDPGRRYPTATAVLTALETAMRQPSVAQTTPVTQPPRSSRGSRTAGSPVKKWLISTLSLLMVVVLGVGGYVWVDNSRHPSWSGAQAAMVEAFPDLLPARENDEGWLGMSCSGATAQEGEQARIVCRNDGSSMVVADFGDSETRDLRGAASEMETLQDASGECVIRTGRVNQGTSGVAYVALPQAEGKDRYSVLLSSTTAETDIVTIPVC; encoded by the coding sequence GTGAACGCCAGCAGCGCACCGCTGCCCGGGGACGCCGGTTGGGCCGGCTTCCTCGCCTACCTGGAGCAGCGGCACAGTCTCGTGCGGCTGTCTGAGATCGGCAAGGGCGGGATGGGCCGGGTGTACCGCGCCTGGGATGAGGACCTCAACCGCTGGGTCGCGGTGAAGGTCCTCGACAGCGCGGCGGCGACGCCGGAGTCCCTGCACCGGTTCCGACAGGAGAGCCAGATCCTCGGCTCATTGAAGCACCCGGCGATCGTCGGGGTGCATGCGGCGAAGACCTCCCCGGACGGGGTGGCCTACTTCATCATGGACTTCGTCGCCGGTGGTGACCTGGGTGCCCGGATCGCGCAGCGCCGGGCGGCGGGGTCACCCTTCTCGGTTGCGGAGGTGATCCACCAGCTCCGGCCGGTGGCGGACGCGCTCGACACGATCCACCGGATGCGACCCCAGGTGATCCACCGGGACGTGAAACCGGCCAATATCCTCGTCCCGGACCAGCAGAGTTCGTGGAACACCTCGATCCTCACGGATTTCGGCATCAGTCTCGCCCAGGACACGACCCGTTTGACCTCGGTCGGGTTCCTCATCGGTACCGACCGGTACATGGCCCCGGAACAGTTCCGGGCGGCCGTCGACGGCGGCCCGCCGCCGGGGGACTCGATCGACCGCTACGCGTTCGCCCTCATCATCTTCGAGATGCTCACCCTGCGTGCGATGCGCGACATGATGAGCCAGGAAGCGTGGCGTTTCGCCCGCCGGTTCCCCGGACTTCCGCCGCAGGCATTGGCCGCTGTAGACCGGCCGGCAACCCAGCAGATCACCGCGGTGCTCGCCCGGGCACTCGATGATGATCCGGGACGCCGGTACCCGACCGCGACCGCGGTCCTCACCGCGCTGGAGACAGCGATGCGCCAGCCGTCGGTGGCGCAGACGACACCGGTGACACAGCCTCCCCGGTCATCCCGGGGATCCCGCACCGCCGGGTCCCCGGTGAAGAAGTGGCTCATCTCCACGCTCAGCCTGCTCATGGTGGTGGTGCTCGGCGTCGGCGGATACGTGTGGGTCGACAACTCACGGCATCCCAGCTGGTCCGGGGCGCAGGCGGCAATGGTGGAGGCTTTCCCCGACCTCCTTCCGGCCCGGGAGAATGACGAGGGATGGCTCGGTATGTCGTGTTCCGGGGCAACGGCGCAGGAGGGTGAACAGGCCCGGATCGTCTGCCGGAATGACGGATCGAGCATGGTCGTCGCAGATTTCGGTGACTCGGAGACCCGTGACCTGCGGGGCGCGGCGTCCGAGATGGAGACACTCCAGGACGCCTCCGGCGAGTGTGTGATCCGGACCGGTCGGGTGAACCAGGGCACCTCCGGCGTGGCCTACGTGGCCCTGCCGCAGGCCGAGGGCAAGGACCGGTACTCCGTGCTGTTGTCCTCGACCACGGCGGAGACGGATATCGTCACCA
- a CDS encoding ABC transporter permease, with product MRSTTLSLVGHELSAFRRSGALFVAVLFGGILVVVGAVLGASLNTRVDAGAGVNYEGADLVVRSSTGAGAGIGGSDADPTAAGGGTGMSPEDVRSIAALDGVASADGLTRARAALWAGGDVTPTVIESLPADNFRWQRLTDGHYPQTGTEVALSTETMAGADLSLGDEVTMGTDESGTGQFTVVGVIDTRGALDYTDTDYAVVTPELAQAFAGTDGVNEVRVALAPGADLRAVTDGINAAVPGNWPESTASLEKSTRTLYDTGLSILSFTVNGFALITAVVALTVVGTVTWASLPGRRRQLALMRLIGASRGQVMAVLVLEVAVIALAAGLLAIPLGIGASYLALPLLGTVPGVPAIPWSDLTVPVATLVGVPVVAVLGAVLAVAGPAFAAGRVPPADAVRRSGGTGRSRPRAVTARLVAVPVLAVLVTVAARVAGTGTTAVVALAFVLALVLAVPALCWAGAGLAARITGDRHPLAEIGAAEIRSFPGRTAATGMAVVVASLVMAVSWVGLSSLSAIADARSSDDPGPGIMVGAYSGGAALDPVVLEALTQVDGVAATVPVDMAQVRLTGEPSAGAASTAASSQNETRMIADMVAGDAADYAAITGGRFPLDASDPDTVYLPATDQAPFRDGSTVTLTGPAGDRAVTVRYVADLPVPGLIAPAATADVGIVATTPAVWVAVDGEADRGDVLDAVRTVATIGGDLPVTGTIVTDAKIDAMVTSARLIATAMLVVAVVIAVIGAVVTLTASLRDRAGEFAVLRLLGMEGAQLRHLVGAETIAVGVVSVLVGLAAGVLMGGVAASVIAGTLGVGTQIAVPVVALLIMGVVTVVGLRAAVTGPVDRISLVAPADALRDANLGGNQ from the coding sequence ATGCGATCCACCACCCTCAGCCTCGTCGGCCATGAACTCTCGGCGTTCCGGCGCTCCGGCGCACTGTTCGTCGCTGTCCTGTTCGGCGGCATTCTCGTCGTCGTCGGTGCTGTCCTCGGGGCTTCGCTCAACACGCGGGTCGACGCGGGCGCCGGCGTTAACTACGAGGGTGCTGACCTCGTGGTCCGCAGCTCTACCGGCGCAGGGGCCGGCATCGGAGGAAGCGACGCCGATCCGACCGCGGCCGGAGGCGGGACGGGGATGTCTCCGGAGGACGTCCGGAGCATCGCCGCACTCGACGGCGTGGCGTCCGCCGACGGTCTCACCCGCGCCCGCGCCGCCCTGTGGGCCGGGGGAGACGTCACGCCGACCGTCATCGAATCCCTGCCGGCCGACAACTTCCGCTGGCAGCGCCTCACCGACGGGCATTACCCGCAGACCGGCACCGAGGTTGCGCTGAGTACGGAGACCATGGCGGGCGCCGACCTCAGTCTCGGAGACGAGGTCACCATGGGGACCGACGAGTCCGGGACCGGGCAGTTCACCGTCGTCGGCGTCATCGATACCCGTGGTGCCCTCGACTACACGGACACCGACTATGCGGTCGTCACCCCGGAGCTGGCGCAGGCCTTCGCCGGGACCGACGGTGTCAACGAGGTGCGAGTCGCCCTGGCCCCGGGAGCGGACCTCCGTGCCGTCACCGACGGGATCAACGCCGCGGTCCCGGGGAACTGGCCGGAATCCACCGCCTCGCTGGAGAAGTCCACGCGGACCCTCTACGACACCGGCCTGTCCATCCTCTCGTTCACCGTCAACGGCTTCGCGCTGATCACCGCTGTCGTCGCATTGACGGTTGTCGGGACCGTGACCTGGGCGTCCTTGCCCGGTCGCCGACGCCAGCTCGCCCTGATGCGGCTCATCGGTGCCTCCCGCGGCCAGGTCATGGCCGTGCTCGTCCTGGAGGTCGCAGTGATCGCCCTGGCGGCCGGTCTGCTCGCCATCCCGCTGGGCATCGGGGCATCGTATCTGGCACTGCCGTTGCTCGGCACTGTTCCCGGCGTTCCCGCCATCCCGTGGTCCGACCTGACCGTCCCGGTGGCGACACTGGTCGGCGTACCGGTCGTCGCCGTGCTCGGCGCGGTGCTTGCCGTCGCCGGTCCGGCGTTCGCGGCCGGTCGTGTTCCCCCGGCGGACGCGGTCCGACGTTCCGGGGGTACGGGCCGGTCCCGTCCGCGCGCTGTCACCGCCCGTCTCGTGGCGGTCCCGGTCCTCGCGGTCCTGGTCACGGTGGCGGCCCGGGTCGCGGGGACCGGGACCACTGCCGTGGTCGCCCTGGCGTTCGTCCTGGCCCTGGTCCTCGCGGTCCCCGCACTCTGCTGGGCTGGCGCGGGGTTGGCGGCGCGGATCACCGGCGACCGACACCCCCTGGCGGAGATCGGTGCCGCCGAGATCCGCAGTTTCCCCGGACGCACCGCAGCGACCGGGATGGCCGTCGTCGTGGCATCCCTGGTCATGGCGGTGAGCTGGGTCGGTCTCTCCTCACTGTCGGCCATCGCGGACGCCCGGTCCAGCGACGATCCCGGCCCCGGGATCATGGTCGGTGCATACTCCGGAGGAGCGGCCCTCGACCCGGTCGTCCTGGAGGCGCTGACCCAGGTCGACGGGGTGGCGGCCACCGTCCCCGTCGACATGGCACAGGTCCGGCTGACCGGCGAACCGTCGGCGGGTGCGGCGTCCACCGCAGCGTCCTCCCAGAACGAGACCAGGATGATCGCCGACATGGTCGCCGGGGACGCCGCGGACTACGCCGCGATCACCGGCGGGCGCTTCCCCCTCGACGCCTCGGACCCGGACACCGTGTACCTGCCGGCCACGGACCAGGCGCCGTTCCGGGACGGGTCCACGGTCACCCTCACCGGTCCGGCCGGCGACCGGGCGGTGACCGTCCGTTATGTTGCAGACCTGCCGGTCCCGGGTCTCATCGCTCCGGCGGCGACGGCAGACGTCGGCATCGTCGCGACCACCCCGGCGGTATGGGTCGCGGTCGATGGTGAGGCCGACCGGGGTGACGTCCTCGATGCCGTCCGGACCGTCGCCACGATCGGTGGTGATCTACCGGTCACCGGCACGATCGTCACCGACGCGAAGATCGATGCGATGGTCACCTCCGCCCGGTTGATCGCCACGGCGATGCTCGTGGTCGCCGTGGTCATCGCGGTCATCGGTGCCGTGGTGACCTTGACCGCCAGCCTGCGGGACCGGGCGGGGGAGTTCGCCGTCCTGCGACTGCTCGGGATGGAAGGTGCCCAACTGCGTCATCTCGTCGGTGCCGAGACCATCGCCGTCGGCGTGGTCAGTGTGCTCGTCGGCCTGGCGGCGGGCGTCCTGATGGGCGGTGTGGCCGCCAGCGTCATCGCCGGGACGTTGGGTGTAGGGACGCAGATCGCGGTCCCGGTAGTCGCCCTGCTCATCATGGGTGTCGTGACCGTCGTAGGTCTTCGCGCCGCGGTCACCGGACCGGTTGACCGAATTTCACTCGTCGCCCCGGCCGATGCGCTGCGGGACGCCAACCTGGGAGGAAATCAATGA
- a CDS encoding ABC transporter ATP-binding protein → MQPHSPSVRATGLTRYFTSGDESITAVDDVSLTVGRGEIAVILGPSGSGKSTLLQLLAGLDRPDAGTVTIGGVDLGGLRDRALTRLRRERVGFIFQDFQLLPRMTARQNITLPTRLAGGTVQDAEVEELAEALGMADRLDHRPGELSGGQQQRIAVARALLAQPDIVFADEPTGALDTATAGDLTDLFVWAARTRGQSFVIVTHDERLSDRADSVHRMSDGRLTTDPSSAD, encoded by the coding sequence CGACGGGCCTCACCAGGTATTTTACCTCCGGCGATGAAAGTATCACCGCTGTCGACGATGTCTCCCTGACTGTCGGACGCGGCGAGATCGCGGTCATCCTCGGCCCCTCCGGCTCAGGGAAGTCCACTCTCCTCCAGTTGCTCGCCGGGCTGGACCGGCCGGACGCCGGCACCGTCACCATCGGTGGCGTCGATCTGGGCGGGCTCCGCGACCGGGCACTGACGCGGCTGCGACGCGAACGGGTGGGGTTCATCTTCCAGGACTTCCAGCTGCTGCCCCGGATGACCGCCCGCCAGAACATCACCCTGCCGACCCGGCTGGCCGGCGGCACCGTCCAGGATGCCGAGGTCGAGGAACTCGCTGAAGCGCTCGGCATGGCCGACCGGCTCGACCACCGGCCCGGAGAACTCTCGGGTGGTCAGCAGCAGCGCATCGCCGTCGCCCGGGCCCTGCTCGCCCAGCCGGACATCGTCTTCGCGGACGAACCGACCGGTGCCCTGGACACAGCCACCGCCGGTGACCTCACGGACCTGTTCGTCTGGGCAGCGCGGACCAGGGGACAGAGCTTCGTCATCGTCACCCACGATGAACGGCTCTCGGACCGCGCGGACTCGGTCCACCGCATGTCCGACGGCCGCCTCACCACCGACCCGTCGAGCGCCGACTGA